TCATAATATACTCTTTTCCTTCATCAGTTATCCAGATTTCGTTTTTATCCTTATTAACTAAGCCCTTTTCTGCTAAATGGTTTAATTCCTCGAAAGCACTTGCAGGAGCAACTTTTATGTCTTTAGCTATACTACTAAGTCTTGCAGGCTTTCCGCCATCATTGTACCTCTTGATTACTAGTAAATATTGTAGTTCTCTATGAGAATACCTCATCAAATTTATATTATCTAAGAGAATAATAAACCTTCACCATGAGTTTACTAATAATATCTCTTCTTTACATAGGCATAATGCTGATATTAGCAAAATTAATGGAGGAGGCTTTCTCTAGGCTAAAACTTGTACCCTTTGTGGGCTCGATATTCTTAGGAATAATTTTAGGACAAGGAGTTCTTGATTTTATAAAAATTAATGAAATAATATCATTCATAACATCCCTTGGAATAGTGTTTTTATTATTTTTGGCAGGAGCTGAAGAAATAGGATTAACTGATATAAATACAGATAAGAATGTTTTATTTTCATCAATAATTCAACTAGTAATGCCTTTTATTTCGATTTTTATACTATTATTGTTGTTCAAAATACCTGATGCTCTGCTTTTAGCAATACCTCTAGGAATGACTAGTGTAGGACCCTTGACTAGATTGCTTATTGATCTTGGAATATCTAAGGAGAAAACAGGCGTTATGATTTTTTATGAAGGAACAGTGGTTGAAATAACTTCAGTAATAATTTTTGCCATTATTAGCAATTTATCAAAGAATTTCATACTTACAGCAGTAGAGATTATAGGAATAATTCTCGGTATATTTTTATTGTCGCCTTACATAGCCAGAATCTTGGAAAAGATAGAAGTATATATAAATGCGAGAGAAGTTGAATTTGCAAGTATTATATCTTTAATTCTTTTAATCTCGTTTATATCTGAAATTTTTAGTTTTAATTCAGCAATTTCAGCACTATTTTTAGGATTTTTGCTCAGAGACTATTTTAAAGATAGAAAGGATCTTTTGGATAAGCTCCATGGCTTTACTTACGGATTTTTTGAACCGTTATTTTTCGTAAGCATAGGGCTCTATTTTACAAAAATAAATTTCTCAATTTTAACCCTAGGTATTATAATAACTCTAACGATTATTACGAGTAAATTCTTAGCAGGGTTAGTCTCGTCGATTATAGTAAAGACTCCACGTCTAATAAACGCACTAGGTACTTCTACCAAAGGAGGAGTTGACGCTTCATTATTGATCAGTGCATTAAGTTTGAGTTTAATAAATAGGGTTGAATATTCTTTTGCCGCATTGGCAATATCTATTTCTGCTCTTATAATTCCGCTACTCTTTAAGGCAACTTCGGGTTATAATGTGAAAGGAAAACAAAAAAGAAACAAAGTGGAAAGTAAAATTTCAAGTATACTACCCAACTTTAAATACGTTACAGTATCATGTGATGAGAATTTAAGGAGTGTAATTCAAAAAATAAATGAACTAGGAGTTAATGTAATAATTGTATGCAAGGAGAAAAA
This genomic interval from Acidianus sp. HS-5 contains the following:
- a CDS encoding cation:proton antiporter, producing the protein MSLLIISLLYIGIMLILAKLMEEAFSRLKLVPFVGSIFLGIILGQGVLDFIKINEIISFITSLGIVFLLFLAGAEEIGLTDINTDKNVLFSSIIQLVMPFISIFILLLLFKIPDALLLAIPLGMTSVGPLTRLLIDLGISKEKTGVMIFYEGTVVEITSVIIFAIISNLSKNFILTAVEIIGIILGIFLLSPYIARILEKIEVYINAREVEFASIISLILLISFISEIFSFNSAISALFLGFLLRDYFKDRKDLLDKLHGFTYGFFEPLFFVSIGLYFTKINFSILTLGIIITLTIITSKFLAGLVSSIIVKTPRLINALGTSTKGGVDASLLISALSLSLINRVEYSFAALAISISALIIPLLFKATSGYNVKGKQKRNKVESKISSILPNFKYVTVSCDENLRSVIQKINELGVNVIIVCKEKKALGVVSTQELLEIEPSKYEILKVCNIELHEVVTLNEDAKIKELLNTFKEKEVPVIGILNKDGELVGTIYERDLLRLLLTLKI
- a CDS encoding metal-dependent transcriptional regulator, with amino-acid sequence MMRYSHRELQYLLVIKRYNDGGKPARLSSIAKDIKVAPASAFEELNHLAEKGLVNKDKNEIWITDEGKEYIMKAIRAHRVVESFLVKLGMSKDEACEYSKQFDLMVPEEIIEKLYIFLGKPSNCPHGEEIP